CAGTGCGGGAGATGCCGGGTGCAATGGCCATCGCCTGGCCGATACCGATCAGGAGCGCGCTGGGTGCATCCAATTCCTCCGCGTCGCGCGATTGTCTACCGGACCACTCTGCCAGCGCCAATAATGTCCCCGTAACGATCAGCAAGAGCGCTACCCAGTGAGGGGAGCCAAAAAGTTGCTCGAATCTGCTCTCGAAAAGCGCACCCAGCACGGCGGCGGGGATTGTGCCCAGGATGAGGAACCAGGCCAGCCGAGCCTCTGGGCTGCTGGGGTCCCGTGTCTGTAGGCTCCTTACCCAAGCGCGTATCAACTGCCTGAAATCACGTTGGAAATGCAAGAGGACTGCCACCAGGGTGCCCAGGTGCAACGTGGTGTCAAATGCCAGTGTCGGGTTGGGCCAACTGAGCAGCCAGGGCAGCAAGACCAAGTGACCCGAACTGGAAACGGGGATGAACTCGGTTGCGCCCTGAACAATACCGAGAACGAGCGCCTGGAAGAGATTGGTCATCGTGTCCTCCCTGCCTTTCTGCTCCCGCGTCGCTGGCGGTTCGCCTCGCGCACGGCGTCATCAATAATCGGATAGGATGCCAAGAACGCTTCCTTCAGGGCAGTGAAGGTGCCATCCAGAATCGACTGGCGGATATCGCGCACCAATTGTAGCAGAAAATACACATTATGCAGGCTATTCAAGTGCAGGCCCAACAGCTCATCGGCCTTGACGAGATGGCGTAGGTAAGCACGTGAGAAATTGCGGCAGGTGTAGCACCCACAGGATTCTTCAATCGGGCGTGGGTCCTCAGTGAACTCGGCATTGCGCAAGTTCAGCCGCCCTTGCCGAGTGAAGACAGCCCCGTTCCGTGCCAATCGGGTGGGCAAGACGCAATCAAATACGTCTATTCCGCGAGCGATGGCCTCAAAGATGTCTTCCGGCGACCCCACACCCATAAGATAGCGCGGCCGGTCGGCCGGCAAAAGGGGCACGGTCAGGTCCAACATAGCCAGGGTTTGTTCTTTGGGCTCGCCCACGCTCAATCCCCCAACGGCGTATCCGTCGAACCCCAGGCTCGTGATGAAGGCGGCGCTCTCACGCCGGAGATCGGGGAAAATGCCCCCTTGTACGATGCCGAAAAGGGCTTGATCGCGTCGGGTGTGGGCCGCCAGGCAGCGCTCCGCCCAAAGATGTGTGCGCCGCATGGCCGCCACATTGTACTCGTAGTCGAAAGGCACGGGGCATTCGTCCAGGGTCATGATGATATCCGCGCCAAATTGCTCTTGCAGGTGGATGAC
This window of the Chloroflexota bacterium genome carries:
- the uppP gene encoding undecaprenyl-diphosphatase UppP; amino-acid sequence: MTNLFQALVLGIVQGATEFIPVSSSGHLVLLPWLLSWPNPTLAFDTTLHLGTLVAVLLHFQRDFRQLIRAWVRSLQTRDPSSPEARLAWFLILGTIPAAVLGALFESRFEQLFGSPHWVALLLIVTGTLLALAEWSGRQSRDAEELDAPSALLIGIGQAMAIAPGISRTGATMSVGLLCGLKREAAARFSFLLATPIILGAGAKQLLDLMGESNPLRQAPSLMVGFVAALCTGYFCIRFLLGYLRTGRLYIFSVYCWAMGVIGLILTRP
- the tgt gene encoding tRNA guanosine(34) transglycosylase Tgt; this translates as MSIQFTLLTTDAHSRARVGLIDTPHGEIPTPAFAPVGTQATVKTLSPRDLEEIGATLILANTYHLYLRPGADVIEKLGGLHRFMAWNGPILTDSGGFQVFSLQDLRAVSDEGVRFRSHIDGSEHIFTPEKVIHLQEQFGADIIMTLDECPVPFDYEYNVAAMRRTHLWAERCLAAHTRRDQALFGIVQGGIFPDLRRESAAFITSLGFDGYAVGGLSVGEPKEQTLAMLDLTVPLLPADRPRYLMGVGSPEDIFEAIARGIDVFDCVLPTRLARNGAVFTRQGRLNLRNAEFTEDPRPIEESCGCYTCRNFSRAYLRHLVKADELLGLHLNSLHNVYFLLQLVRDIRQSILDGTFTALKEAFLASYPIIDDAVREANRQRRGSRKAGRTR